Proteins found in one Streptomyces sp. CB09001 genomic segment:
- a CDS encoding S8/S53 family peptidase has protein sequence MAPQRFREQFDQIQRSMPDVPLAMGPDDSAEFFYEKGVVLARDGEEARIVEDTVRDHFTTMAGLTPDHVRRTSPESNRTGITRIQVADPGEGARDGDPTVAHALRSLRTAEGRAGRRLISRNHVVSIAVNACPGDEPVPVPLSEPPNPAADTAAYDPATAVGVLVIDTGLMHDYRSYPLLVHTEGDAQIRECGDDGVLCQYVGHGTFIAGLVAAVAPNTQVTVRNTLNDAGAILESELGEKLFEAVDRGGWPEVLSLSAGTSNGRTDGLLGVHAFMEELRDQRTLLVAAAGNNASATPFWPAAYATLPGWEDSVLSIGALRSDGEFGACFSNHGGWVRAYAPGERLTSALTGFGAPVPYVYQHSTYDACRFGFTYACTCQYPRHNGVLSEPGEAPAKPDQVMFEGHAQWSGTSFATPVVAGMVASRMTAHQETDPRAAGRRLLAANTEYAEVRGAHVPALLPPTWRPVPVDPSEGGS, from the coding sequence ATGGCACCACAGCGATTCCGCGAGCAGTTCGACCAGATCCAGCGCTCGATGCCGGACGTCCCGCTGGCGATGGGCCCGGACGACTCCGCCGAGTTCTTCTACGAGAAGGGCGTCGTCCTCGCCCGCGACGGCGAGGAGGCCCGCATCGTCGAGGACACCGTGCGCGACCACTTCACCACGATGGCCGGACTCACCCCGGACCACGTGCGCCGCACGAGCCCCGAGTCCAACCGCACCGGCATCACCCGCATCCAGGTCGCCGACCCCGGCGAGGGCGCCCGCGACGGCGACCCCACCGTCGCCCACGCCCTGCGCTCCCTCAGAACGGCGGAGGGCCGCGCGGGCCGCCGGCTGATCAGCCGCAACCACGTCGTCTCCATCGCCGTCAACGCCTGCCCCGGCGACGAGCCGGTGCCCGTCCCGCTGAGCGAGCCGCCCAACCCGGCCGCCGACACGGCGGCCTACGACCCCGCGACCGCCGTCGGCGTCCTCGTCATCGACACCGGCCTCATGCACGACTACCGGTCCTATCCGCTGCTGGTCCACACCGAGGGCGACGCCCAGATCAGGGAGTGCGGCGACGACGGCGTCCTGTGCCAGTACGTCGGACACGGCACCTTCATCGCCGGGCTGGTCGCCGCCGTCGCGCCCAACACCCAGGTGACCGTACGCAACACCCTCAACGACGCGGGCGCGATCCTGGAGTCGGAGCTGGGCGAGAAGCTCTTCGAGGCCGTCGACCGCGGCGGCTGGCCCGAGGTCCTCAGCCTCTCCGCCGGCACCTCCAACGGCCGCACCGACGGCCTGCTCGGCGTCCACGCCTTCATGGAGGAACTCCGCGACCAGCGGACCCTGCTGGTCGCCGCCGCGGGCAACAACGCCAGCGCCACCCCCTTCTGGCCCGCCGCCTACGCCACCCTGCCCGGCTGGGAGGACTCGGTGCTGTCGATCGGGGCGCTGCGCTCCGACGGAGAGTTCGGCGCCTGCTTCAGCAACCACGGCGGCTGGGTGCGGGCCTACGCCCCCGGCGAGCGCCTCACCAGCGCCCTCACCGGCTTCGGGGCACCCGTGCCGTACGTCTACCAGCACTCCACCTACGACGCCTGCCGGTTCGGGTTCACCTATGCCTGCACCTGCCAGTACCCCCGGCACAACGGGGTGCTGAGCGAGCCGGGCGAGGCGCCCGCCAAGCCGGACCAGGTGATGTTCGAGGGGCACGCGCAGTGGAGCGGCACCTCCTTCGCCACTCCCGTGGTCGCGGGGATGGTCGCCTCCCGCATGACGGCGCACCAGGAGACCGACCCGCGCGCGGCCGGCCGGCGACTGCTCGCGGCCAACACCGAGTACGCGGAGGTGCGCGGGGCGCATGTGCCCGCGCTGCTGCCGCCCACCTGGCGCCCGGTCCCCGTCGACCCGTCGGAAGGCGGGTCGTGA
- a CDS encoding bile acid:sodium symporter family protein has product MRTERTERTEHREHPGDDVTGDRSARRAVTVFPVLVLLAGALGLLLPGSFTGWSEAVPYLLGVVMFCMGITMTPEDFRGVVKRPWAVALGLVAHYVIMPGLGWAIAHLLDLPPQLAAGVILVGCAPSGTASNVVTYLARGDVALSVSVATVSTLVAPLVTPPLTLLLAGEYLPVEAGSMVTDILKTVLLPVLAGVVVRLLAGRYVRRALPALPWLSALTIAVIVAVVVAGSADAIKSAAGLVFVAVVLHNGLGLALGYGAGRLGRLGEPGSRAMAFEVGMQNSGLAASLATAHFSPLAALPAAVFSVWHNVSGAVVAAWLSRRGR; this is encoded by the coding sequence GTGCGAACCGAAAGAACCGAAAGAACCGAACACCGCGAGCACCCCGGCGACGACGTCACCGGCGACCGCTCCGCGCGCCGTGCCGTGACCGTCTTCCCGGTCCTCGTCCTGCTGGCCGGCGCCCTCGGCCTGCTGCTCCCCGGGAGTTTCACCGGGTGGAGCGAGGCGGTGCCGTATCTGCTGGGTGTCGTGATGTTCTGCATGGGCATCACCATGACCCCGGAGGACTTCCGCGGAGTCGTGAAACGTCCCTGGGCGGTGGCGCTCGGGCTGGTCGCGCACTACGTCATCATGCCGGGGCTCGGCTGGGCGATCGCCCACCTGCTGGACCTGCCGCCGCAGCTCGCCGCCGGCGTCATCCTGGTGGGTTGTGCGCCCAGCGGTACGGCCTCCAACGTGGTGACCTATCTGGCCCGCGGCGACGTCGCCCTGTCGGTCTCCGTCGCGACCGTCTCCACACTGGTCGCCCCACTGGTCACCCCGCCGCTGACGCTGCTGCTGGCCGGCGAGTACCTCCCGGTGGAAGCCGGGTCCATGGTCACCGACATCCTCAAGACGGTGCTGCTGCCGGTCCTCGCGGGCGTCGTCGTACGGCTGCTCGCGGGACGGTACGTGCGGCGGGCGCTTCCGGCGCTGCCCTGGCTGTCCGCGCTGACGATCGCCGTGATCGTGGCGGTCGTCGTGGCGGGCAGCGCGGACGCCATCAAGTCGGCCGCGGGGCTGGTGTTCGTCGCCGTCGTCCTGCACAACGGGCTCGGTCTGGCCCTGGGTTACGGGGCGGGGCGCCTCGGCCGGCTGGGCGAGCCCGGCAGCCGTGCCATGGCCTTCGAGGTCGGCATGCAGAACTCCGGCCTCGCCGCGTCGCTGGCCACCGCCCACTTCAGCCCCCTGGCGGCGCTTCCCGCAGCGGTCTTCTCCGTGTGGCACAACGTCTCCGGTGCGGTGGTGGCCGCATGGCTGTCGCGCCGGGGGCGGTGA
- a CDS encoding N-formylglutamate amidohydrolase yields MTETPPVFELLPGADRSPVILHVPHSSREVPADVRPGIVLSDAELERELDHMTDSHTAELAGRAAARAGLTPWRFVNRVSRLVADPERFPDEREEMAAVGMGAVYTRTSHGEELRPEDMDPAPLIERYFRPYARAMTEAVADRLAATGRAVIVDVHSYPTEPLPYELHGEGPRPPVCLGTDGFHTPPGLLAAAREAFAPWETGLDSPFGGTYVPLDFYGTRSEVGALMVEIRRDTYMTEPGGPAGPGLSRLAGSLAALVDAVSD; encoded by the coding sequence GTGACCGAAACCCCGCCCGTCTTCGAGCTGCTGCCCGGCGCCGACCGCTCCCCGGTGATCCTGCACGTGCCGCACTCCTCCCGCGAGGTCCCGGCGGATGTCCGTCCCGGCATCGTGCTCTCGGACGCGGAGCTGGAGCGGGAGCTGGACCACATGACCGACTCGCACACCGCGGAGCTCGCCGGGCGGGCCGCCGCGCGGGCCGGTCTCACACCCTGGCGGTTCGTGAACCGGGTGTCGCGGCTGGTGGCCGACCCGGAACGGTTCCCGGACGAGCGGGAGGAGATGGCGGCCGTCGGGATGGGCGCCGTGTACACGCGGACCTCGCACGGCGAGGAGCTGCGCCCGGAGGACATGGACCCCGCGCCGCTGATCGAGCGGTACTTCCGGCCGTACGCGCGGGCGATGACCGAGGCCGTCGCCGACCGGCTCGCGGCCACCGGCCGGGCCGTGATCGTCGACGTGCACTCCTACCCGACCGAGCCGCTCCCCTACGAGCTGCACGGCGAGGGTCCGCGCCCGCCCGTCTGCCTGGGCACCGACGGCTTCCACACGCCTCCCGGGCTGCTCGCCGCGGCCCGGGAGGCGTTCGCCCCCTGGGAGACCGGCCTGGACAGCCCGTTCGGCGGAACGTACGTGCCGCTGGACTTCTACGGCACGCGGAGCGAGGTCGGTGCGCTGATGGTGGAGATCCGCCGGGACACCTACATGACGGAGCCGGGCGGTCCGGCCGGGCCGGGGCTGTCCCGGCTCGCCGGGTCGCTGGCGGCGCTCGTCGACGCCGTGTCGGACTGA
- a CDS encoding sigma-70 family RNA polymerase sigma factor produces the protein MDRADVGALVQSAADGDAAAWKSLVDGLGPLVWSVARSHGLSDADAHEVYQTAWFRFAQHLGRIREPEKTGSWLASTARHECLKLLKASRRWTPTDDPQLLDRPSEDRTPEESVLDSEEAAAQTERVRLLWQEFEELGERCRQLLRVLISSPPPSYQEVSAALGIAVGSIGPMRQRCLRRLRARLEARGTK, from the coding sequence GTGGACCGTGCAGATGTCGGGGCGCTCGTCCAGTCGGCGGCCGACGGGGACGCGGCGGCCTGGAAGTCACTGGTGGACGGACTCGGCCCGCTCGTGTGGTCCGTGGCCAGGTCGCACGGGCTGTCCGACGCCGACGCGCACGAGGTGTACCAGACCGCCTGGTTCCGGTTCGCCCAGCACCTGGGGCGGATCCGGGAACCGGAGAAGACCGGCTCCTGGCTGGCGAGCACGGCACGGCACGAGTGCCTGAAGCTGCTCAAGGCCTCCAGGCGGTGGACGCCGACCGACGATCCGCAACTGCTGGACCGGCCGAGCGAGGACCGTACGCCGGAGGAGTCGGTGCTCGACTCCGAGGAGGCCGCCGCGCAGACCGAGCGCGTACGGCTGCTGTGGCAGGAGTTCGAGGAACTGGGCGAGCGATGCCGCCAGTTGCTGCGGGTGCTGATCTCCTCGCCACCGCCCAGTTATCAGGAGGTGTCCGCCGCGCTGGGTATCGCGGTGGGCAGCATCGGGCCGATGCGCCAGCGCTGTCTGCGCAGGCTGCGGGCCCGGCTGGAGGCACGGGGGACGAAATGA
- a CDS encoding glutathione S-transferase C-terminal domain-containing protein: MTVTPIVPAPAFRGRIGRDPSSGHYAVPRRYRLHLSPGHDDCLGIAVVHRLLGLDEICPVTLLAPRPDCPDGGYSDLRPLYEASAHHYRGPAVAPVLSDGWSGRIVSTHARDIMRDLARSFTPAAGPALYPRGAEAAVAAVEELCTRAADPAALPGVLDVLERRLSEHSHVVGDLLTAADVEVWAALVRLDTPLPADDHPALWTHVRRLTAHPAFGRHLVGRPA, encoded by the coding sequence ATGACCGTCACACCGATCGTCCCTGCCCCCGCCTTCCGCGGCCGGATCGGCCGCGACCCGAGCAGCGGCCACTACGCCGTGCCGCGCCGCTACCGCCTCCACCTCTCACCCGGCCACGACGACTGTCTGGGCATCGCCGTCGTGCACCGCCTCCTCGGTCTGGACGAGATCTGTCCGGTGACCCTTCTGGCACCGCGCCCCGACTGTCCCGACGGCGGGTACTCCGACCTGCGCCCGCTGTACGAGGCGAGCGCGCACCACTACCGGGGGCCGGCCGTGGCACCGGTGCTCAGCGACGGCTGGTCCGGCCGCATCGTGAGCACACACGCGCGCGACATCATGCGCGACCTCGCCCGGTCCTTCACCCCGGCCGCCGGCCCGGCGCTGTATCCGCGCGGCGCGGAGGCGGCCGTCGCAGCCGTCGAGGAACTGTGCACCCGGGCCGCCGACCCCGCGGCGCTGCCCGGCGTGCTGGACGTCCTCGAGCGCCGCCTGTCCGAGCACTCCCACGTCGTCGGCGACCTGCTGACCGCCGCCGACGTCGAGGTGTGGGCGGCCCTCGTCCGGCTCGACACCCCGCTGCCCGCGGACGATCACCCCGCCCTGTGGACCCACGTCCGGCGTCTGACCGCCCACCCGGCCTTCGGCCGCCACCTCGTGGGCCGTCCCGCCTGA
- a CDS encoding cytochrome P450 produces the protein MTQETTTLTGQSPPPVRDWPALDLDGPEFDPVLADLMREGPLTRVRLPHGEGWAWLATRYDDVKAITNDPRFGRAEVTQRQITRLAPHFKPRPGSLAFADQPDHNRLRRAVAGAFTVAATKRLRPRAQEILDGLVDGILAEGPPADLVERVLEPFPIAVVSEVMGVPAADRERVHSWTRQIISTSGGAEAAERAKQGLYGWITQTVRARAGGDGTDVYALLGAAVGRGEVGETEAVGLAGPLQIGGEAVTHNVGQMLYLLLTRPELMARMRERPGARGTALDELLRWISHRTSVGLARIALADVEVHGTRIAAGEPVYVSYLAANRDPDVFPDPDRIDLDREPNPHLAYGNGHHFCTGAVLARMQTELLVGTLLDRLPGLRLAVPADQVAWRRKTMIRGPRTLPCTW, from the coding sequence ATGACGCAGGAGACCACCACGCTCACCGGCCAGTCGCCGCCTCCGGTACGGGACTGGCCCGCCCTCGACCTGGACGGCCCGGAGTTCGACCCGGTCCTCGCCGATCTGATGCGCGAGGGGCCGCTGACCCGCGTCCGGCTCCCGCACGGCGAGGGCTGGGCCTGGCTGGCGACGCGGTACGACGACGTGAAGGCGATCACGAACGACCCGCGCTTCGGGCGGGCCGAAGTGACGCAGCGTCAGATCACGCGTCTCGCTCCGCACTTCAAGCCGCGCCCCGGTTCGCTCGCCTTCGCCGACCAGCCCGACCACAACCGGCTGCGGCGCGCGGTCGCGGGCGCGTTCACCGTCGCCGCCACGAAGCGGCTGCGGCCCCGGGCGCAGGAGATCCTCGACGGGCTGGTGGACGGAATCCTCGCCGAGGGCCCGCCGGCCGACCTGGTCGAGCGGGTCCTGGAGCCCTTCCCGATCGCCGTCGTCAGCGAGGTGATGGGCGTGCCGGCCGCCGACCGGGAGCGGGTGCACTCCTGGACCCGGCAGATCATCTCGACCTCCGGCGGCGCCGAGGCCGCCGAGCGGGCGAAGCAGGGCCTGTACGGGTGGATCACGCAGACCGTCCGCGCCCGGGCCGGCGGCGACGGCACCGACGTGTACGCGCTGCTGGGCGCCGCCGTGGGCCGCGGCGAGGTCGGCGAGACGGAGGCCGTCGGACTCGCGGGGCCGCTGCAGATCGGCGGCGAGGCCGTCACGCACAACGTCGGCCAGATGCTGTACCTGCTGCTCACCCGCCCCGAGCTGATGGCCCGGATGCGTGAGCGGCCCGGGGCGCGCGGCACGGCGCTGGACGAGCTGCTGCGCTGGATCTCGCACCGCACGTCGGTGGGCCTGGCCCGCATCGCCCTGGCGGACGTCGAGGTGCACGGGACGCGCATCGCCGCCGGTGAGCCGGTGTACGTCTCGTACCTGGCCGCCAACCGCGACCCGGACGTCTTCCCCGACCCGGACCGCATCGACCTGGACCGCGAACCCAACCCGCACCTGGCGTACGGCAACGGGCACCACTTCTGCACCGGCGCCGTGCTCGCCCGGATGCAGACCGAGCTGCTCGTCGGCACGCTCCTCGACCGGCTGCCGGGGCTGCGGCTCGCGGTCCCGGCCGACCAGGTGGCCTGGCGCCGCAAGACCATGATCAGGGGTCCGCGCACGCTGCCCTGCACCTGGTAG
- a CDS encoding CHAT domain-containing protein, with product MTARNDSVLDLLPMVFAAPGEALTRAEELLGADPSPLHASVAHQVIGIWQRDFGDTRRALAHLRRARDLAARADSAEREADVLATLGVALVHAGRTRAGLEAFERGVARGSGHTRARVLFRRAYVWWVLGRHGEALEDVRRAIPVLRQAEDVIWTARALTLRATVHLALGSVERADADFTAAEALWDTTGQEHDKADAVESRGLAAFRSGDVPAALRLLDEAEERYAKLGTPTFMLTIRRCEVLMAAGLATEALAEADGAVAALDGIGGQSTRKAELLLVAARAARLADEPQTALARAALAVRLFAGQRRTWYETHARLVLIEARVATGRGSGRLVADAAAVAERLAAFGAPAAPEASLLAGRIALDLGWTADAERHLAVAARSRHSGPPLARMTGWAAQALRARAAGSARGVLEACRRGLDVLDDHRMTLGASELRARATAQGAELAALAQRASLVSGGPRRLLGWSERWRATVLSAPPTRPPADPVLLTAMTAFRELAARAEEARTDGGRPAPALEREQRRLEREIRSRTLHMRGAAPGDGDRFDVGRLLRRLGDEVRLVELAVLDGRVHVLLCGQGRVRRFEAGPLAEAEREAEHVQAGLRRLAHPGAEARLPLVEAAGARLQHLLLGPAAAHLGSGPVVVVPPGRLHRVPWALLPVLRERVLSVSPSASSWLRARDTAPPPGGRQVLVRGPGLASGGAEVPELSERYAGARRPPPGGGRERDGRTAAADTLEAPSQGERRPGDRGDPAGPHQVPPQPGPDRRNHAQSTDTPPAPPQAPPHHREHGEPAGPHRIPPQAGPDRSEHAQPAGARPVPSQDGAYLGEHGRPAGALAVPPRGGWEPGGRRETAAPDGGGRRASLLVDSEGGELVGREGDAGRRARPGAPAAARGGTVVLEGDDARVPSVLRELDGAALAHIAAHGTFRADSPLFSSLRMADGPLIVHDFERLDRSPYRIILPCCDTARFASVGADELLGLVTALLPLGTAGVVACTAPVNDAAVVPLMLALHKGLEAGLSLAEALRDARAALPGDAVHQATGWAFSAFGAA from the coding sequence GTGACAGCGCGAAACGACTCGGTTCTCGACCTGCTGCCGATGGTGTTCGCCGCCCCGGGCGAAGCGCTGACGCGGGCGGAGGAGTTGCTCGGCGCCGATCCCTCGCCGCTGCACGCCTCGGTCGCCCATCAGGTGATCGGCATCTGGCAGCGGGACTTCGGCGACACCCGGCGCGCCCTGGCCCATCTGCGGCGCGCCCGCGACCTCGCCGCGCGCGCGGACTCGGCCGAGCGGGAGGCGGACGTCCTGGCCACGCTCGGGGTCGCGCTGGTGCACGCCGGGCGTACCCGGGCGGGGCTGGAGGCGTTCGAGCGGGGCGTCGCGCGCGGGAGCGGTCACACACGCGCGCGGGTGCTGTTCCGGCGGGCGTACGTGTGGTGGGTCCTCGGCCGGCACGGCGAGGCGCTGGAGGACGTACGGCGGGCGATCCCGGTGCTGCGGCAGGCGGAGGACGTGATCTGGACGGCGCGGGCGCTGACACTGCGGGCGACCGTGCACCTGGCGCTGGGCTCGGTGGAACGGGCGGACGCCGACTTCACCGCGGCGGAGGCGCTGTGGGACACCACGGGCCAGGAGCACGACAAGGCCGACGCGGTGGAGAGCCGGGGTCTGGCGGCCTTCCGGTCGGGTGACGTCCCCGCGGCACTGCGGCTCCTCGACGAGGCGGAGGAGCGGTACGCGAAGCTGGGCACACCGACGTTCATGCTCACCATCCGGCGCTGCGAGGTGCTGATGGCGGCGGGGCTCGCCACCGAGGCGCTGGCGGAGGCGGACGGAGCCGTAGCGGCGCTGGACGGGATCGGCGGGCAGTCCACCCGCAAGGCGGAGTTGCTGCTGGTGGCGGCGCGGGCGGCCCGGCTGGCGGACGAGCCGCAGACCGCGCTGGCGCGCGCGGCCCTCGCGGTGCGGCTGTTCGCCGGGCAGCGGCGCACCTGGTACGAGACGCACGCCCGGCTGGTGCTGATCGAGGCGCGGGTCGCCACGGGGCGCGGCTCGGGCCGGCTGGTCGCGGACGCTGCGGCGGTGGCGGAGCGGCTGGCGGCCTTCGGTGCGCCGGCCGCGCCGGAGGCGTCCCTCCTGGCGGGCCGGATCGCGCTGGACCTCGGCTGGACCGCGGACGCGGAACGGCATCTGGCGGTGGCCGCGCGCAGCCGGCACAGCGGGCCGCCGCTGGCGCGGATGACGGGCTGGGCGGCGCAGGCGCTGCGGGCCCGGGCGGCGGGCTCGGCGCGGGGCGTGCTGGAGGCCTGCCGGCGCGGTCTGGACGTCCTCGACGACCACCGGATGACGCTGGGCGCCTCGGAGCTGCGGGCCCGGGCCACCGCACAGGGTGCGGAGCTGGCGGCGCTGGCGCAGCGGGCCTCGCTGGTCTCGGGCGGGCCGCGGCGGCTGCTCGGCTGGAGCGAGCGCTGGCGGGCCACGGTGCTGTCGGCGCCGCCGACCCGGCCGCCGGCCGATCCGGTGCTGCTGACCGCCATGACGGCGTTCCGGGAACTCGCCGCCCGCGCGGAGGAGGCCCGCACGGACGGCGGCCGGCCCGCTCCCGCGCTGGAGCGGGAACAGCGGCGCCTGGAGCGGGAGATCCGCTCCCGCACCCTGCACATGCGGGGTGCGGCGCCCGGCGACGGCGACCGGTTCGACGTGGGGCGGCTGCTGCGGCGGCTGGGCGACGAGGTGCGGCTGGTGGAGCTGGCGGTGCTCGACGGGCGGGTGCACGTGCTGCTGTGCGGGCAGGGCCGGGTACGGCGCTTCGAGGCCGGGCCGCTGGCCGAGGCGGAACGGGAGGCCGAGCACGTTCAGGCCGGTCTGCGACGGCTGGCCCATCCCGGTGCCGAGGCACGGCTGCCCCTGGTGGAGGCGGCCGGGGCCCGCCTGCAGCACCTGCTGCTGGGACCGGCCGCGGCCCACCTCGGCTCCGGTCCGGTCGTCGTGGTCCCGCCGGGCCGGCTGCACCGGGTGCCGTGGGCGCTGCTGCCCGTCCTGCGGGAACGCGTCCTCAGCGTGTCGCCGTCGGCGAGCAGCTGGCTGCGGGCGAGGGACACCGCTCCGCCGCCCGGCGGCCGGCAGGTCCTGGTCCGCGGCCCCGGCCTGGCGAGCGGCGGCGCCGAGGTGCCGGAGCTGTCCGAGCGGTACGCGGGGGCACGCCGGCCGCCACCGGGCGGCGGACGGGAGCGCGATGGACGCACGGCGGCTGCCGACACGCTCGAGGCTCCGTCGCAGGGCGAGCGGCGGCCGGGTGACCGCGGGGATCCCGCCGGACCACACCAAGTACCACCACAGCCCGGACCGGACCGCAGGAACCACGCACAGTCGACCGACACGCCCCCGGCACCGCCCCAGGCTCCGCCGCACCACCGGGAACACGGTGAACCCGCCGGACCACATCGGATACCACCACAGGCCGGACCGGACCGCAGCGAACACGCGCAGCCGGCCGGAGCGCGCCCGGTGCCGTCCCAGGACGGGGCGTACCTCGGCGAGCACGGACGGCCCGCCGGGGCGCTCGCGGTGCCGCCGCGGGGTGGGTGGGAGCCTGGGGGGCGGCGGGAGACGGCTGCGCCGGACGGCGGCGGGAGGCGAGCTTCGCTGCTCGTCGACAGCGAGGGCGGGGAGCTCGTCGGCCGGGAGGGCGACGCCGGCCGGCGGGCGCGTCCCGGTGCCCCCGCCGCCGCACGGGGCGGGACCGTCGTGCTGGAGGGCGACGACGCACGGGTGCCCAGCGTGTTGCGGGAGCTGGACGGCGCCGCGTTGGCGCACATCGCGGCGCACGGGACCTTCCGCGCGGACAGTCCGTTGTTCTCGTCGCTGCGGATGGCCGACGGGCCGCTCATCGTGCACGATTTCGAGCGGCTCGACCGCAGCCCGTACCGGATCATCCTGCCCTGCTGCGACACGGCGCGTTTCGCGTCGGTCGGCGCCGACGAGCTGCTCGGCCTGGTCACCGCGCTGCTGCCGCTGGGCACGGCCGGGGTGGTGGCGTGCACCGCGCCCGTCAACGACGCCGCGGTGGTGCCGCTGATGCTCGCGCTGCACAAGGGGCTGGAGGCCGGCCTGTCCCTGGCGGAGGCGCTGCGCGACGCGCGGGCCGCGCTGCCGGGCGACGCGGTGCACCAGGCGACGGGGTGGGCCTTCTCGGCGTTCGGGGCGGCCTGA
- a CDS encoding LuxR family transcriptional regulator, with amino-acid sequence MSMPTHVAVTTSLRDAKRLETPWPFTGRADELELVRRSVAAGRGGLVVTGPAGAGKTRLVTEAVRGTDRARAAGTPETRDIPFAAFAHLLPESVTLHRAVQLLSDVRLLLVDDAHLLDAASAALVHQLAVHGRTRLLVVATDGAPVPDAVSRLWSGELLPRLALRPLPREETADLLTAGADTVLEPLTVDRLHRLCRGDLRLLRELLTAVRESGRLVPVPDTDQWAWRGPVPVTPAVRERTAQVLDRPRTEERETLERLAFAEPLSLDLDRDLDRDALDVRILEHLETEGLVTVDDHGAGRLAHPLHGPVLRAAAGRLRARRLARTPDRTGPALEAERAALALRIEQADVRPTEAPVGEWLAAEGVPLPTRYAALRARYARLGGRLREAAAWAREGLRTDRGDPACLGELALALAQSGDGRLDVDGAGVAAAWAAAARGDLDEAVRTVDRGEPYDAVRLGAPERAPAALTGVFAVHADALAREDGPTLDRVADELERCGFLLFAAEASAQAVGAHRDPRSARTARTRAAALARRCQGARTPALSGLVLGELTARQRQIVTLAAEGLSNRQIAERLTLSVRTVGNHLYGAYTRLGARDRGALPWLMELPESQPA; translated from the coding sequence ATGAGTATGCCGACTCATGTTGCCGTGACGACTTCTCTGCGGGACGCGAAGAGGCTGGAGACCCCCTGGCCGTTCACCGGGCGGGCGGACGAACTGGAGCTGGTGCGCAGGTCCGTGGCGGCCGGACGGGGCGGCCTCGTGGTGACCGGCCCGGCGGGAGCGGGCAAGACCAGGCTCGTGACGGAGGCCGTGCGCGGCACGGACCGCGCCCGCGCCGCCGGGACGCCCGAGACCCGGGACATCCCCTTCGCCGCCTTCGCCCACCTGCTGCCCGAGTCAGTCACCCTGCACCGCGCGGTACAACTCCTGTCCGACGTACGGCTGCTGCTGGTCGACGACGCGCACCTGCTCGACGCCGCCTCCGCCGCCCTCGTGCACCAGCTCGCCGTACACGGCCGCACCCGCCTCCTGGTCGTCGCCACCGACGGCGCCCCCGTGCCGGACGCCGTGTCCCGGCTCTGGTCCGGGGAGCTGCTGCCGCGCCTCGCCCTGCGACCGCTGCCCCGCGAGGAGACCGCCGACCTCCTCACGGCCGGCGCGGACACCGTCCTGGAGCCGCTCACCGTCGACCGCCTGCACCGCCTGTGCCGAGGGGACCTGCGGCTGCTGCGCGAACTGCTGACCGCCGTCCGCGAGAGCGGCCGGCTCGTGCCGGTGCCGGACACGGACCAGTGGGCGTGGCGCGGACCGGTGCCGGTCACCCCGGCGGTCCGCGAGCGCACCGCCCAGGTACTCGACCGCCCCCGCACCGAGGAGCGGGAGACGCTCGAACGCCTCGCCTTCGCCGAGCCGTTGTCCCTGGACCTGGACCGGGACCTGGACCGGGACGCGCTCGACGTACGGATCCTGGAGCACCTGGAAACCGAGGGACTGGTCACCGTCGACGACCACGGTGCCGGCCGTCTCGCGCACCCCCTGCACGGTCCGGTGCTGCGCGCCGCCGCGGGCCGGCTGCGGGCCCGCCGCCTGGCCCGCACTCCGGACCGGACCGGCCCCGCCCTGGAGGCGGAGCGGGCCGCCCTCGCCCTGCGCATCGAGCAGGCCGACGTACGGCCGACCGAGGCCCCCGTGGGGGAGTGGCTGGCTGCCGAGGGAGTACCGCTGCCGACCCGGTACGCGGCGCTGCGGGCCCGGTACGCCCGGTTGGGCGGGCGGCTGCGCGAGGCCGCCGCGTGGGCCCGCGAGGGCCTGCGGACCGACCGCGGCGATCCCGCCTGCCTCGGCGAACTCGCCCTCGCCCTCGCACAGTCGGGCGACGGACGACTCGACGTCGACGGGGCGGGCGTCGCCGCCGCCTGGGCCGCCGCCGCGCGCGGCGACCTCGACGAGGCGGTCCGGACGGTCGACCGGGGCGAGCCGTACGACGCGGTCAGGCTCGGCGCACCCGAGCGGGCGCCCGCCGCGCTGACCGGTGTCTTCGCCGTGCACGCCGACGCCCTCGCGCGCGAGGACGGGCCGACGCTGGACCGGGTCGCCGATGAGCTGGAGCGGTGTGGATTCCTGCTGTTCGCGGCCGAGGCGAGCGCCCAGGCGGTGGGCGCCCACCGCGACCCCCGGTCCGCCCGCACCGCCCGGACCCGGGCCGCCGCCCTCGCCCGGCGCTGCCAGGGCGCCCGCACCCCCGCACTGTCCGGCCTGGTGCTGGGCGAACTCACCGCCCGACAGCGGCAGATCGTCACCCTCGCCGCCGAGGGCCTGAGCAACCGGCAGATCGCGGAGCGGCTGACCCTCTCCGTCCGCACCGTCGGCAACCACCTCTACGGCGCCTACACCCGCCTCGGGGCGCGCGACCGCGGCGCCCTGCCGTGGCTCATGGAACTGCCCGAGTCCCAACCCGCCTGA